GGTTGGGTCATGACCATTATTTTGGGCCCTCTTCATCACTTTTATATTAGGAACTGCTTATTCAATCAATGTGAGTTGATTTAGTCTTATATGAATTTTCATATACAATGCATAATAAATGGATTTTCTGAAATAATTGACTTAGTTTTATATTGTCATATAATGAGGAAAGGCTAAGAGGAAAAATTTACAGACTTTGTTTCTCACTTGATAGCTTTAACACCTTTCTCACTTGGAAGAGATTTGCTTTAGTTACAGCAATGTGCATCCTTGTTGTTTTATCTATTCTACACATGTCTTGTTAACCAAGTTGAACTTTCCATGTCTCTTTCTACACATGCTATGCTATGCACGATCCAAACATTCCTATTTCTTGTGTCATTTACTATATAAGTCTTCACAATGTCATTTACTGTATAAATATAAGCAAAAGATAAATGATATGGAACATGTAGGATAAAAATAGAAGGGTAAGGAATAATGTTTATTTTGGTATTATGTAAACTATATTAGATATGTGGTAAGGTCAATGTACTTTCAAATTTCAATGGGTTTTCAACTACTGAAATATGGATTGCTTTTCAGACCCATGTCTTTATGAGACCAGCTGCTTTCTCAAGGCCTATCATCTTTGCAACTCCATTTATGAGCTTCTTCTCAGTTCTTGTTATAACATTATTTAAAGTATCAACTTCTTTTTCTCTATTTCTATTGAACTTTTAAGTTGTTTGCTTTCCAAATCTGTTTATGCTTTTGGTTGGGCACATGTAACTGTCATAAATAAAATAGCTTATTTTTATTTGTTGGTGAATAATGTATAGGATATACCTGATATATACGACATCCTATCATTTACCGTGCGCTTAAAATGGAAACCTTGTTTTCTTTCCATACTAAATCATATTGTGTAGGTGTTTTGGATATGCATTTTCACTACTTGAAATTGCTTATACATTTGCACTTTTAGAGGAAGCATCATCCGACTTCCTGTGGAGAAAAGTTGTTACAGTAATATTTGAGTTGCTAATTCTATAGGAAATGATGCTCTTTTATTCTTATTGGGTTTATTGTGTAGGTGTTTGTTGTTTTTTCTGCTTGCTACAATGTTAAGGGCTCAATAGTGAGAGGCTGTATGAATGTTGAGTTTTATATGTAGTATGTTTCCTTGCTTAGGTATTGGGACACAGAATTTTGGCTTCAATACTTTGGACTAATGCCAAGTCAGTTGATTTGAGCAGCAAAGCTGCCATAACATCTTTTTACATGTTCATATGGTAGGTAAGTAACTATGGTGCCAAACTTACTTTGTTTAACACTTATTCTTGGGCATCTCGAATTGcattgattcaaaattcaaatcccttGTTCCCATTTTCTCAATCCCTTTTATGTTCCATCATTGAAtgatatttctttttatttatttttacatgTGCATTGATTGTCATTTTAAATGAGTTAGCTGCTCTTAAGTGGTGGGATATAGAGGAGACAAAAAATGGGATAAGACATATGAATCCATTGATTCAAGCATTTGACCACTTACAAAAGTGAAAAATACTTAATGTTTCAATGTTATTTTAACTACGAATAATGCTAAAGATCTCGATCTTTAATAACAATTGATGCAACAGATAAGTTTGTCATACATTCATTCGATGAATCATGAATGCTATAAATCCACCAATTCTAATGTTGCAACTAATATGCCACATCAATTGACATTAAAATGTTAAAGAGTTAAAACATGAAAAGATATCTCATGAAATTTTTATAGGACTTTTAGAAATCTGAATTGTAATCTATTTGTCATAGAAATAGGAACTGTAGGACTCTTTATTGTTAAGAGATTGACATGATGTGTAGTGTTTTTCAGTTAGTTTTAGGAAACTTTACTTTTTGTTATAACAGACATTAAAATTGACTTAATGATGTGAGAAAGTGAAATTAGCACAATAATCTCGTTTTTATATTGAATGACGTGTAGGGTTGCTTAATCGATCTTGAAAATTATTTTGTAATggcaaaaaagaaaaaacatttGGTGAAAATGGACTTTTAAAACTTCAACTTGCCAAAATAACATGCTATTACAAAATAATCTTTAGTGTTGTTGAGAAAATTACTTTGCAAATAATATATCAACATAAGCCTTTAACCATCCTTAAGAAAACCAGTTTGCAAATAGTTTTCttgaaaattattttacaaataaatttTCTCATTAATTAATGTTATTTTACTCTATCTCTTAGTTGTTTTTGTGATTATAAATTGTCATTTATCTTTTCAATTTCATCAAGGGGTATTATATTAACAccccaaaatttgattaagacaccctatttttattaaaaattaatataaaatatatctttttttattaacttatgcttattttttttaaaaaataaattcttATTTTGCATATtctaaaaatacatataaataaaatataatttaaatatttagacataaaaaatcaaaacaaaaaaatatatgaattaatgtaaaagttgtaaaaaaatattgaacattattttctaaaatattatgaaaataagaaaataaagtggattaaattaacacaaaaaaataaaaaattaaagaatataaaaaaattaagaaaataatttattttaatttatttttaatatatgggGTGCCTGTATAGATTATTAGCAATGAGAGTGTAAATATCATTGGCCTTTCATGTTTTGGAGACAATTTCTATGAAATAGCAATGATACCCTTAAAGGTTGAATACTAGTCATTGTCATTGGTTGTATTGATTTTAGGATATTTTTTTAATCTAACATGCTTTATTTGGTTGTTTGTTGTGAGTaaactttaattttatttttgtcacAAAAATATTAATTCGATAAATGAATTTACACTTATATAAACTCTTCCTCAATCCATGTTGAAATGGGTTTATATATCCTAATTTATTATAACTTTTAAATGATAGTttcaatattatataattaaaaatataatttttttttataatgaatgaataaattattagTCACttgtatttaaaaattatttcttGGTGGAAATTAATTGGTTGATCGATAAAATGATGTATAAAGAAATCTTGtttagtgataagtgtttcatATATTAACAAATTGCATTATATCATGCATTCAATAAAAAGAGATCTATGGTCTGCCATTGTATTTATAATTTTGTTAAAGTAGAAATAAAAACTTTTATTGAGAATACTAATAATAGTTCAATGTACAATGTGAGATAATCATAAGATTTATTCGACCCAAATCTTCTATGGTcttattatgtttgttttgtttttgtttttttttttatacttttcaAAAAACACAATCATTTACTTAATTTGTTTTTTGTATATAGAATAGATATGCTCTCTAAGTATTATGATTAACATGAACGCAAACCAaacatttgtattattatttggaTGAATTAATCAAGTAATTAATATGGTATTTTTTTCCTTATCCTAGTTTCTTAccagaaattaaaaagaaaaattctCTATCTTATTGTAATGCAcatcatctctttatttttagttttatttttcattCAAGTAAAGTATTGTTATTGAAAACAAAAAAGAGGAATATATTGCAATTGGAAGAAATGTATGTCCAAACCATAAATTAATTTTGTAATTGTATTTGAGTTATACATATTCTTGTCTTATTTAAGAAACAACCATTTTTATCATCATTTGGGAGACTTTATAAGTGTATAGagaaaaataaaaccaaaaaaaaaagttcatttAAACAACATAGTTTTTGTAAAGGTGACTAAAATTCATTAAAACAAAACTTACATAATAATGAGCTACAATAACAAACAACATACATTTAAACAAAATGAAACACACTATACTAAAAATGTAAACTAATCTCTTCTCTCAATTCCAACATTTTGACGAGTCCTCCTCTACTTTGATCTTTTTGCCATAAAATGTCATTGTTCTCCTTTCACCGTTTTGACAAGCCCATCAATGATTTTATCTGAAAGGAACATGTATCCCACCGAAATTCCAATAATCATTCCACTTCCAAAACCCATTAACACAATTTTCCAATCAAATCCATTCACATGCTCCTCATTGTCTTCTTGCTGAAATTAGGGTGTGGTGTCCTCGTTGCATGATTCTGAAATAGGAAACCCACATAAGCCAAAATTCTTTTTGTATGAATCGTTTGTGAATATATCAAATTGTCGACTGCGAGGTATAAGCCCCTCCAATTGATTCACGGAAAGATTTAAAAATTGGAGTTGATATAGATTTGCTGCCAATTGCCATGGAATCTTCCCAGCAAGCTCGTTCGAGGAGAGATCTAACCATTCTAGATTGGTCAAATTTCCCAAGGATGGTGGAATATTGCCAGATATCTTGTTGTGTGAAAAATTGAGCCCTTTGAGTGAGTTGAGCTTACCAACCAACTTTGGGATCTCTCCTGTGAAGTTATTTCTTGAGAAATCAATGACTATTAGCATGGTTTGGATTTTCTCTAACTCAatataatttccttttattgTCAACAAACTGATTTCATAATAAGTAAAATTGGATGTTGCTTGCATGTAGCTCAAGTAATTTGAAGTAGCATTCATCATTCCcacaaaattctcaaaatacTTTTGGGGCAAATGACCAGTGAATTCATTGCCAGAGAGATCCATAATTCTCAAATTTTGAAAGGGATGTCTCACTTTGGGATTGCCTATTGAACCTTGAAATCTATTAGATCTCAAGATAAGAGCTTGGAGATTCGGAAGAGATTCCAACCACCAGGGAAATGATCCATTTATCTTGTTGTTTCCAATATCTAAAAATTCCAGCTCTTTACAATTGAACAAAGACTTTGGTAAGGACCCTTCCAATTGATTTTCGTTGAGATTCAAATCCCGTAGGATGCTTTCCTTTGGAAAATGTGAGGGAATGATGCCATGAAGCTTATTCTTGTGCAAATCTAGCACAGAGAGACTTGAATTTCCTAAGCATGGAGGAATGTTCCCACTCAAATTGTTATTTGACAAATCAAGGACTTCAAGCAAACTGAGGTTGCAAATCAAATGTGATATTTCCCCATCCAATGTATTGTTTGAGATTGAAAACAACATTGTTTTAGGTGGTGGAATTGGAAGATGACCTTGAAGTCAGTTGGAGTGGAGGTTAATGATTCCTAGATTCTTCCATGGAATATGATCTATTTGCGTTAAAGAGTTGTGAGAAATATCTAGGGAAAACAATGAATACTTACCCACATTCCACAGCCATTTGGGAACACTGCCTTCAATTTGATTGTTGGAGAGATCCAAGTATATTAAAATTTCTAAGCCTCTTAAGGAGTACGGGAACTCACTTATACCACATGAAGACAAATATAATTCAGAAAGAGTATTGGGCAAAGTATCATTATTTTTACTGTTAGATACCAATGATAAGCTATTATCAGAAAGATCAAGATGTTGGAGATTTTTTAACTTTGAAAAGTGGTCAAACTGCAAGACGTCACTCAAGTTATTTGAGGAGAGAAGCAAATTCGTGAGATTGACTTGCTGAAAAATTGATCTTGGGAAAGAGCCTTGTAAGTTATTAGAAGATAACTTAAGAAACTCCAAAGAATTATGTTGGAATTCCTGAATGCTACCACTGAATTTGTTGGAACTTAGATCTAAATATTATAAAAGATGTAAGGGAATATAACCAAGATGGTATTGTCCCATTAAGCTCATTTCCATATAAATCTAGATATTTTAAATTCAATGGA
The Humulus lupulus chromosome 6, drHumLupu1.1, whole genome shotgun sequence DNA segment above includes these coding regions:
- the LOC133785963 gene encoding receptor-like protein 9DC3, encoding MGLFSWLYSLIILFFFFFVTSLSSPSPPPLCHPHESSALLHFKNSFTFYNDTFFCMVAYRINNPNNTISWNKNMDCCRWSGVTCDEVTAHIIRLDLTCSGLQGILHSNNSLFSLVHLQSLILSHNDFDGSKILSQFGKFSNMVHLDLSHSYFIGQAPLELSHLSNLVTLDLSWNDGLKLETSSWKRTVANLTNLKELFLSDVDMSSTSPDSFMNLSTSLTSLDLSWSSLQGELPENVLSLPNLQQLDLSRNPNLNGSFPQYNWSNQLKVLNLSASGVVIDLPHLCRKLNGSIQEFQHNSLEFLKLSSNNLQGSFPRSIFQQVNLTNLLLSSNNLSDVLQFDHFSKLKNLQHLDLSDNSLSLVSNSKNNDTLPNTLSELYLSSCGISEFPYSLRGLEILIYLDLSNNQIEGSVPKWLWNVGHLPIPPPKTMLFSISNNTLDGEISHLICNLSLLEVLDLSNNNLSGNIPPCLGNSSLSVLDLHKNKLHGIIPSHFPKESILRDLNLNENQLEGSLPKSLFNCKELEFLDIGNNKINGSFPWWLESLPNLQALILRSNRFQGSIGNPKVRHPFQNLRIMDLSGNEFTGHLPQKYFENFVGMMNATSNYLSYMQATSNFTYYEISLLTIKGNYIELEKIQTMLIVIDFSRNNFTGEIPKLVGKLNSLKGLNFSHNKISGNIPPSLGNLTNLEWLDLSSNELAGKIPWQLAANLYQLQFLNLSVNQLEGLIPRSRQFDIFTNDSYKKNFGLCGFPISESCNEDTTP